AGAAAGATGAGCGTGTCGAACTGGTTAATTGTATTCAGAAGATGCGCAAGGCATACTTCGAAGCACAAAGGAATGTGAGCAATGAGGCTCTTCTGCTGCGCTACATTTGGTATGACGTAGATGTGAATCGGGACGGACAAATCGGTGAGACAGAATTCAACAAAATTCTAAACCGCATCAATTTTTCAGTCAAGAATCCAGGCAAGGTCTTTAGGGAACACATCAAGTCCAAATTGAAAAGCCGAAAACAAGATGGCCTTTCGTACCCCGAGGTGATGGAACTTCTCCAGAAGctcaagaagcaaaagaacaCGTCGATGGCAAACTTAATCTGGGATGAGGTTTTTGGCATAGAGGCTGATAAAGTATCGGCGGGTCAGTTTCTCTCTAAGTTCATCCACGCTAAACAGGGACAACACAATGCATCGATCGCGAACGCCATTGAGGTTATTTCTTCTTTGAATCAAATGGAAATCAATCATCAATTTGGTGAACCCTTACTTGTTATGCCAGACGATGAGCTGAGTCGTGCTCGTTTCGAATTATATCTGTTCGATGTTATGAATAGTGCATGTGATCCTTGGAAGCTTCAGATGATCGGCGACGTGACCCTAGATCAACCCATGTCAAAGTATTGGATCAACACCAGTCACAACACGTACTTGACAGGGGACCAACTGCAGAGTACCAGTTCTGTTGAAATGTATATGCGATCACTCAGGCGTGGCTGCAAATGCCTCGAGCTAGACTGCTGGGATGGGGAGAAGTCTGACTCAGGGGATTACCTGCCGATTGTCTTTCACGGGCATACATTGACATCTAAGATCCTTTTTATCGACATTATTCGAGGAGTTCGGAGCTACATGGCCTTTCACAAGTTCACCTATCCTGTAATTTTGTCGCTCGAAAATCACTGCTCTCATCCTTTCCAGCTGGCGATCGCCAAAATTCTCGAAGATGTCCTCGGCGACTACCTATATGTTCCAGCGGTTGACGTTTCGCAACATCCATTGCCATCTCCGGAGTCATTGCGAGGTAGGGTTGTTATAAAGGGCAAGCGGCCGCCTGAACCTGACGATAATGCCGAAGAATTGGCGGAACCAgtcgacgatgaagaagaccCCTATGATCCGAAGGCGATACCGGTGGCCGGAAAAGCTGACACCAAGATTTCCAAACATGCCAAAATTGTTAAGGAGCTTGCTCGATTGACCCTCTTCCATGGAACTAAGTTTAAAGCTTTCGAGCAATCCATTACCGAACCGTTTTCTCATATGCATTCCATTGGTGAGGCCAAAATCGGAAAAATTCTGAGCAAGAATCCTGCAAACACAGATCTTTGGCGTCAGTACAATGTAAATCACATGACGCGCACTTATCCGTCAGGGACGCGGGTCGACTCTTCCAATTATAATCCTCTTTTGGCGTGGTCGGTGGGTTCGCAACTTGTGGCACTGAACTTTCAGACGAGTGACACACCTTTGCTTTTGAACGATGGACGTTTTCGTGAAAACAAACACTCTGGATACGTCCTCAAGCCACCGAGCGTCCTGGGAATTGCATCAGAGACCTTGATCCGTACCAAAAAGGTCGCAACAGAGAAGGCTTGTACCGGAGGAAGTCGATGCTTTCGAGAAAAAAGCGGAGGTTTCGGAACAAGTCGTTCGTGGAGCCGATGGCGAAGTGTTCATAGCTGAATCTTCCAACTGTCGCTTGACTATACCAATTTCGCAGCAGCGCTCCCGAATTATCCCAGAAGacaattttcgaaagagagTTCTTCCTCTGTGTGTCAGGGTCCGTGTATTATCAGGCAGCTGCTTGCCCAAACCAAGAGGAGCCAAAGCAGGGGAAGCGATCGATCCCTACGTGATTGTAACGATGCACGATGTTCTAAGGAATGAAGATGGTAAAGCCACATATGTGTATAGCTCTCATTCGACAGCTTCCGTAAACGATAACGGATTTTGCCCAGTGTGGAACGATAAAAAGACGAAGGACTTTATCGTTAACACCCCGGAAGTCGCGATGGTACACTTTTCTTTGCGCGAGAGCGACGTTGGGTTGGACGAGAAGGTAGGAGACGCAACAATTCCGATCAACATGCTGCGACCAGGCTACAGATCAATCCAGCTTCTAGACTCCAATAACACGAGAACGGGACCGTTTGGTTTTGCAACTCTATTGGTCCAGATTCATATGACAGACATGTAAGAGTGCCTTCCAGCTAAAGTATAGTGTTTTGTCTGTTTCACATACTGCGCAGCGATATTTAGGCGTAGCTATTCTTCAATGTACCATCTCTGAGGGAAGGCTgcgaaaaagtcttttcATTGCTTTGGAGCCATCGTCGGCAGCACACGACCTCGGGGTGTCGCCATCACCATCTTCTTGATCCGGACGAGCTCCATGTTGTAACAACAGGCGACAAATTTCGACGTGCCCGGCAATCACTGCAGCTTGCAGGACCGAAATGCCGTCTTGGTCAGTGGCGTTGACGTTGGCTCCATGTTCCAGCAACGCTTGCAGACAATCCAAAGATCCCTTATCAGCTGCCAAATGTAACGCCGTTTCCCCAGATGCGTCCGCGTGCGTCACATCCACACCATCATTCAAAAGGCATTCAAGTAATGTTTTATCATTCTCACTTGCTGCTTGCAGGAACTTCGTTTCTGGGGTCGATAAATTGCTGGTCTCTTCATGCCCCCCATTATCTACTGCCGGACGGCTAACAGCGTGCGCAAAACTATTTCCTAGCAAGTCTTCATCGACCTCTCCTTCCACTTCGTCGCGAGACTCAATCTCTTCGACAACGGCAATGTACCGCGCGGCGGCTTCTTCTGTTTTCATCCCTTGAACCTTGAGCCAGGCACTTATCTTGGCGTGTTCTGAGATACTGTTCCACGACGAACACGTTAGTTTCGCCGGCGCGTCTCCCATTGTCGTTTGCTTGAACAAGGCGTACAGGAGAAGCCGGTCACCGTTACTTAGTCGAGAGGATGCGAAGGTTTTGACGCGAGAAGCCGCTTTTTCGAATCCTTCAACGACTTTGGCGTTtacattttctttctgaaAGTGAACGCCTCGCCGATTCTTATCGCCGGCTCTGTCCGGAGATTGTTCGCGACTCTTCTCTAGTTTTGTTGGCGTcaattcgttgtcgttggaaaagTCTTTCTCATTTCCGTTTTTCTTATGACAGCGACTGGCTCGGTATTGCTGGATCCAAGCAGCCCCCAGGACGACCGAAACGGCAAATACCAACGAAGCCCATCCGCCCCCATGGTTTCTCGTCGAGCCAAGGCTTCTACTATTCATGATGAATCGTACAAGTTGCCGGATTGGCGTGAACTGTAGTGAAGGAAATCAAAGAGGTTTTTCTACAGGGAATATTATTTCTCGGACGGCGTTGCTCAAAGTACGAGATGGATAAATCCTCATCTACCTAAACCATCGTGCTGACACTGAATGTCCTTCGATAGATGAAATGCAAAGGGTCCATATGGAGATGCCGCTTTTACAAACTTTGTGAGACCTACGGTAAAAGAAAGGCTGGGGTTAATTTCTTTCaaagggggggggggggggggggggctaCATATTGTTCTCGCTCCACCATGAGCCTTTACTGTTGACGCGCGTACGCTCTATCAAGCTCCTGCTGGGTAGAGATATGGAGGTGAGAGATTCAGGGGAGACTCATACAGATCGTAG
The Phaeodactylum tricornutum CCAP 1055/1 PHATR_bd_25x34 genomic scaffold, whole genome shotgun sequence genome window above contains:
- a CDS encoding phospholipase (Putative phospholipase C, shows strong EST support but little amino acid similarity to other organisms), which codes for MAKTEEELDSGPDEGSLLVLPPDDKKSSLAKTQMMSQRTMKWTQTKTPATSVGKALMEQTQGYNKAIKGIHVSKITSRGKFRSRILTVSHDRFALFCTHQSIKGGSGFLSTMARKLPVPFITRKGVRGFTQPEALRDKYVRYIDIADIDSVQVGVVGTQKLEAAREHNRLKGKDSRVDIHRNEIVTIVHHGHDSLDVLITKKDERVELVNCIQKMRKAYFEAQRNVSNEALLLRYIWYDVDVNRDGQIGETEFNKILNRINFSVKNPGKVFREHIKSKLKSRKQDGLSYPEVMELLQKLKKQKNTSMANLIWDEVFGIEADKVSAGQFLSKFIHAKQGQHNASIANAIEVISSLNQMEINHQFGEPLLVMPDDELSRARFELYLFDVMNSACDPWKLQMIGDVTLDQPMSKYWINTSHNTYLTGDQLQSTSSVEMYMRSLRRGCKCLELDCWDGEKSDSGDYLPIVFHGHTLTSKILFIDIIRGVRSYMAFHKFTYPVILSLENHCSHPFQLAIAKILEDVLGDYLYVPAVDVSQHPLPSPESLRGRVVIKGKRPPEPDDNAEELAEPVDDEEDPYDPKAIPVAGKADTKISKHAKIVKELARLTLFHGTKFKAFEQSITEPFSHMHSIGEAKIGKILSKNPANTDLWRQYNVNHMTRTYPSGTRVDSSNYNPLLAWSVGSQLVALNFQTSDTPLLLNDGRFRENKHSGYVLKPPSVLGIASETLIRTKKQRSRIIPEDNFRKRVLPLCVRVRVLSGSCLPKPRGAKAGEAIDPYVIVTMHDVLRNEDGKATYVYSSHSTASVNDNGFCPVWNDKKTKDFIVNTPEVAMVHFSLRESDVGLDEKVGDATIPINMLRPGYRSIQLLDSNNTRTGPFGFATLLVQIHMTDM
- a CDS encoding predicted protein, giving the protein FLQAASENDKTLLECLLNDGVDVTHADASGETALHLAADKGSLDCLQALLEHGANVNATDQDGISVLQAAVIAGHVEICRLLLQHGARPD